In a single window of the Chondrocystis sp. NIES-4102 genome:
- a CDS encoding 8-amino-7-oxononanoate synthase — translation MRPGRDKDFTHQSSTSGILTTPYTWLNKSLETIHRANWYREVKAIAGNGAVVELLGKPVINFASNDYLGLAGDKRLSIAAIEAIKTYGTGSTGSRLLSGHRELHQQLEKAIASWKKTEAALVYSSGYLANLGTISALVGKKDLILGDQYNHSSLKQGAILSGATILDYQHNDLADLRHKLTTHRPLYRRCLITTDSVFSMDGDLCPLPELKAIAQEFNCMLLIDEAHATGVMGKTGAGCVEHFNCTGKEIIQIGTLSKALGSLGGYVAGSEVLIDFLRNRSATWIYTTALSPADTAAAMAAINIIQQQPTIREQLWDNINYLKQQLENLNILPSESPILCVPFATPTEALNKTQQLLDAGIFVPAIRPPTVPTSRLRISLMATQTRSHLDLLIKNLVN, via the coding sequence TTGCGTCCAGGTAGAGACAAAGATTTTACACATCAATCCTCAACATCTGGAATTTTGACTACTCCCTATACTTGGTTAAATAAATCCCTAGAAACAATACATCGGGCAAATTGGTATCGTGAAGTAAAAGCCATCGCGGGTAATGGGGCAGTGGTAGAATTATTAGGTAAACCTGTAATTAATTTTGCCAGCAATGATTACCTAGGTTTAGCAGGGGATAAAAGATTAAGCATAGCTGCTATTGAAGCAATAAAAACCTATGGTACAGGTAGTACTGGTTCAAGATTACTAAGCGGACATCGAGAACTACATCAACAATTAGAAAAAGCGATCGCAAGTTGGAAAAAAACAGAAGCAGCTTTAGTATATAGTTCAGGTTATTTAGCTAATCTTGGTACTATATCAGCTTTAGTCGGTAAAAAAGATCTTATCCTAGGTGATCAATATAATCATTCTAGTCTAAAACAAGGGGCAATTCTAAGCGGTGCAACTATCCTAGATTATCAACATAACGATCTTGCAGATTTACGCCACAAATTAACAACTCACCGCCCTTTATATCGTCGATGTCTTATTACAACCGATAGTGTATTTAGCATGGATGGAGACTTATGCCCTCTACCAGAATTAAAGGCGATCGCGCAAGAATTTAACTGTATGCTATTAATAGATGAAGCACACGCCACAGGGGTTATGGGCAAAACGGGGGCTGGCTGTGTCGAACATTTTAACTGTACTGGTAAAGAAATAATCCAAATAGGGACGCTAAGTAAAGCTTTAGGTAGCTTAGGGGGGTATGTCGCAGGTAGCGAGGTGTTAATCGATTTTTTGCGTAATCGATCCGCAACTTGGATATATACCACCGCTTTATCCCCAGCAGATACCGCAGCAGCAATGGCTGCAATTAATATTATTCAACAACAACCCACAATAAGAGAACAACTTTGGGATAATATCAATTACCTCAAACAACAATTAGAGAATTTAAATATTCTACCTAGTGAGTCACCAATTCTCTGTGTACCATTTGCAACGCCCACTGAAGCCTTAAATAAAACCCAACAATTACTTGATGCAGGAATATTCGTACCTGCTATTCGCCCCCCAACTGTACCAACTAGTCGTTTACGTATATCCTTAATGGCAACACAAACGCGATCGCATTTAGATTTATTAATTAAAAATCTAGTCAATTAA